A window from Vigna angularis cultivar LongXiaoDou No.4 chromosome 7, ASM1680809v1, whole genome shotgun sequence encodes these proteins:
- the LOC108337207 gene encoding uncharacterized protein LOC108337207, protein MGWEEPFYTLLTNSFTLLSWPPFSLLCPLFVSVCAMESDSRSSKQRCLAFWVLFSLSTIVEWELSVLFNRLPWWPHLKSIATVLLLMPYVGAAPCVYRFLIRPYCSWTLFTKISNIVSEKGTDSESDEGAKLFDVSDQTITSSQIQEKELVDFSYQTITPSQIQEKKLEACQDDSAGCDRTESSYARITRKKLVQKEWSCALCQISTTSENCLRAHLKGKKHKDKETELRVEFHETNSKYLLSSTQKRIKGMVLIRNLNQIANILNPVSRSIRWCEWTKPKFGWTKLNTDGSINRDSASFGGLLRDYTGEPICAFVSKVPQGDVFLVELWAIWRGLVLCWGLGIKAIWVESDSMSVVKTVNRKQHCPKADSYLKQIWKLLKKFDKYQISHSWRETNRAADHLAKMVVWGNDVVLWPVDFPPTLCSIIEDDARGKKYLRR, encoded by the exons ATGGGATGGGAAGAACCATTTTACACTCTCTTAACCAACTCATTCACCCTTCTTTCATG GCCTCCATTTAGCTTGCTTTGTCCATT GTTTGTTTCTGTTTGTGCAATGGAGAGTGATTCTCGTTCCAGCAAGCAGCGATGCCTTGCTTTTTGGGTTCTGTTTTCCTTGTCAACAATTGTGGAATGGGAACTTTCAGTGTTATTTAACCg TCTCCCATGGTGGCCACATCTGAAATCCATAGCCACTGTCTTGCTGTTGATGCCTTATGTTGGTGCAGCACCATGTGTCTACAGATTCCTAATTAGACCCTACTGTTCTTGGACCCTATTTACAAAGATATCAAACATCGTCAGTGAGAAGGGCACAGATTCTGAATCAGATGAGGGTGCTAAACTTTTTGATGTCTCTGACCAGACAATTACATCAAGTCAAATACAGGAAAAGGAACTTGTTGATTTCTCTTATCAGACAATTACGCCAAGTCAAATACAAGAAAAGAAACTTGAAGCATGTCAG GATGATAGTGCAGGTTGTGACAGAACTGAAAGCAGTTATGCAAGGATAACTAGAAAAAAACTAGTTCAGAAGGAATGGAGCTGTGCTTTATGTCAGATTAGTACTACCAGTGAAAATTGCTTGAGGGCACATCTCAAAGGGAAGAAACACAAGGATAAGGAAACAGAGCTAAGAGTAGAGTTCCATGAAACAAATAGCAAATACCTGTTATCCTCTACTCAGAAAAGAATCAAAGGTATGGTTCTGATAAGGAATCTGAACCAAATTGCTAACATTCTCAACCCAGTTTCCAGATCCATAAGATGGTGTGAGTGGACAAAGCCAAAGTTTGGATGGACAAAACTAAACACTGATGGTTCTATCAACAGAGATAGTGCCAGTTTTGGAGGGCTGCTTCGTGATTATACGGGTGAACCAATATGTGCTTTTGTCTCTAAAGTGCCTCAAGGAGATGTTTTCTTGGTTGAACTGTGGGCCATTTGGAGAGGCCTTGTTCTTTGCTGGGGCCTTGGGATCAAAGCAATATGGGTGGAATCAGACTCCATGAGTGTTGTGAAGACAGTCAATAGAAAACAGCATTGTCCAAAAGCTGATAGCTATTTGAAACAAATCTGGAAACTATTGAAGAAGTTtgataaatatcaaatttctcACTCATGGCGTGAAACTAACAGAGCAGCAGATCATCTTGCTAAGATGGTTGTTTGGGGAAATGATGTGGTTTTGTGGCCAGTTGATTTTCCACCTACCCTTTGCAGTATCATTGAAGATGATGCCAGAGGAAAGAAATACCTCAGACGATGA